The following proteins are encoded in a genomic region of Thermococcus pacificus:
- the glnA gene encoding type I glutamate--ammonia ligase, whose product MNDISTVLAGGEIKKPGFVQLVFVDINGVPKGMEIPIERYDEAVEDGISFDGSSIPGFQGIEDSDLMFKVDPETYTEVPWEGIARVYGHVYQNGKPYRADPRGVLRDALEELEKEGFKAYIGPEPEFYLFKKNGTWELQLPDGGGYFDLITLDRAREVRREIALYMQYLGLKPEVLHHEVGNAQHEINFRYDEALRTADNIVSFKYTVKAVAEMRGLYATFMPKPLYGFPGNGMHLHISLWKDGKNAFIGEDGLSETALHFMAGILKHAKALTALTNPTVNSYKRLVPGYEAPVYISWGYRNRSSLIRVPAFRGNGARIEYRCPDPGANPYLAFAAVLLAGLDGIKRRLEPGDYVETNVYEMKEEERERLGIDTLPGSLSEALDALRKDKVVRKSLGGAYGNFMKYKEAEWDAYTEYLESKGLPEDTKKVTEWELERYFHL is encoded by the coding sequence ATGAACGATATTTCCACCGTGCTGGCGGGCGGAGAAATAAAAAAACCCGGTTTTGTTCAGCTCGTCTTCGTCGACATCAACGGCGTCCCAAAGGGAATGGAGATACCCATCGAGAGGTACGACGAGGCAGTTGAGGATGGGATATCCTTCGATGGCTCCTCAATACCAGGCTTCCAGGGGATAGAGGACAGCGACCTGATGTTCAAGGTGGACCCCGAAACCTACACTGAAGTTCCCTGGGAGGGGATAGCCAGGGTGTACGGGCACGTATACCAGAACGGAAAGCCCTACAGGGCAGACCCCAGAGGGGTTCTCAGGGATGCCCTGGAGGAGCTTGAGAAGGAGGGCTTTAAGGCTTACATCGGGCCCGAGCCGGAGTTCTACCTTTTCAAAAAGAACGGAACCTGGGAGCTTCAGCTGCCTGACGGAGGCGGCTACTTCGACCTGATCACACTTGACAGAGCTAGGGAAGTGAGGAGAGAAATAGCACTCTACATGCAGTACTTAGGACTGAAACCGGAAGTCCTCCACCACGAAGTCGGAAACGCACAGCACGAGATAAACTTCCGCTACGACGAGGCCCTCAGAACCGCCGACAACATAGTGAGCTTCAAGTACACAGTTAAAGCCGTTGCAGAGATGAGGGGCCTGTACGCGACCTTTATGCCCAAGCCCCTCTACGGCTTTCCGGGCAACGGGATGCACCTCCACATAAGCCTCTGGAAGGACGGGAAGAACGCGTTCATTGGGGAAGACGGACTCAGCGAGACGGCGCTCCACTTCATGGCTGGAATCTTGAAACATGCGAAGGCTTTAACTGCACTTACAAACCCGACTGTGAACAGCTACAAGCGCCTCGTTCCAGGTTACGAGGCACCCGTTTACATCAGCTGGGGATACCGCAACAGGAGCTCTCTGATACGCGTTCCTGCGTTCAGGGGCAACGGAGCGAGAATAGAGTACCGCTGTCCGGACCCTGGTGCCAACCCATACCTCGCCTTTGCAGCGGTTCTGCTGGCGGGACTCGACGGCATAAAACGCAGACTCGAACCCGGGGACTACGTTGAGACCAACGTGTACGAGATGAAGGAGGAAGAACGCGAAAGACTTGGTATAGACACCCTTCCGGGAAGCCTGTCGGAGGCCCTCGATGCCCTGCGGAAAGATAAGGTCGTCAGGAAATCCCTCGGAGGTGCCTACGGGAACTTCATGAAGTACAAGGAAGCCGAGTGGGATGCCTACACAGAGTACCTTGAATCCAAGGGTCTGCCGGAAGATACGAAAAAGGTGACCGAGTGGGAGCTCGAGAGGTATTTCCACCTCTAA